A stretch of the Acidobacteriota bacterium genome encodes the following:
- a CDS encoding DUF1552 domain-containing protein, whose protein sequence is MMIFKKILPRRTFLRGLGAGVALPLLDSMVPAFASSPEALDAAGKSPVRMSFVYVPNGMIMDKWNPATRGAKYQASPILSPLDGFRDQYLVLSGLNGGPSLIGGHPRASAMWLTGVDPKKSAYDLQAGVSADQLAARELGKATPIESLELGVENPAELVGEASGYSAAYTNTISWRTPSQPLPMEHKPRVVFERLFGDGAGADPATRRARISEQKSILDLISREVSRLNSDLGPSDRSKLNEYLDSVRDVERRIDLARERPDRGAPAMQRPTGIPAKYEDHVKLMFDLQVLAFQSGMTHISTFMMAREKSDLVYSQLGQSEPHHAISHNRGDVQKINLKEQIDTYHAKLFAYYLGRLRATPDGDGTLLDHSLVLYGSGLSDGDLHTQRDLPLLLAGGAYGKLRGGRYVRYPDGMPLTNLLVSMLEIAGVPGEKLGDSSGRVDLTVAE, encoded by the coding sequence ATGATGATATTCAAGAAGATTCTGCCCCGAAGAACGTTCTTGCGGGGGCTGGGCGCCGGAGTGGCCCTGCCCCTGTTGGACAGCATGGTGCCGGCCTTTGCCAGCTCGCCCGAGGCGCTGGACGCCGCCGGTAAATCGCCCGTGCGGATGTCATTTGTCTACGTGCCGAACGGCATGATTATGGACAAATGGAATCCGGCCACGCGCGGCGCGAAGTATCAGGCCAGCCCGATTCTGTCGCCGCTCGACGGCTTCCGCGATCAGTATCTGGTGCTCAGCGGATTGAACGGCGGGCCTTCGCTGATTGGCGGCCACCCGCGCGCCAGCGCCATGTGGCTCACCGGCGTGGACCCGAAGAAGTCGGCCTATGACCTGCAAGCCGGCGTCTCGGCCGATCAGCTTGCCGCGCGCGAGCTGGGCAAGGCGACGCCGATTGAGTCGCTCGAGCTGGGCGTCGAAAATCCTGCCGAGTTGGTGGGCGAGGCTTCCGGTTACAGCGCGGCCTACACCAACACCATCTCCTGGCGCACGCCCAGCCAGCCGCTACCCATGGAGCACAAGCCCCGCGTGGTCTTCGAGCGCCTGTTCGGCGATGGCGCCGGTGCCGACCCGGCCACGCGCCGCGCCCGCATCAGCGAACAGAAAAGCATCCTTGATCTCATCTCGCGCGAGGTCTCGCGGCTCAACTCCGACCTGGGCCCCTCCGACCGCAGCAAGCTGAACGAGTATCTCGATTCGGTGCGCGACGTGGAGCGGCGCATTGATCTGGCCCGCGAGCGGCCCGACCGCGGCGCGCCCGCCATGCAGCGGCCCACCGGTATCCCGGCGAAGTATGAGGACCACGTGAAGCTGATGTTCGACCTGCAGGTGCTGGCTTTCCAGTCCGGCATGACCCACATCTCCACCTTCATGATGGCGCGCGAGAAGAGCGACCTGGTCTATTCGCAGCTCGGCCAGTCCGAACCGCACCATGCCATTTCGCACAACCGCGGCGATGTGCAGAAGATCAATCTGAAGGAACAGATTGATACCTATCACGCCAAGCTGTTCGCCTACTATCTGGGCCGGCTGCGCGCCACGCCGGATGGCGACGGCACGCTGCTCGATCACTCGCTGGTGCTGTACGGCTCGGGCCTGAGCGATGGCGACCTGCACACGCAGCGCGACCTGCCGCTGCTGCTGGCCGGCGGCGCCTATGGCAAGCTGCGCGGCGGCCGCTACGTGCGCTATCCCGATGGCATGCCCCTCACCAACCTGCTGGTCTCCATGCTGGAGATCGCCGGCGTCCCCGGCGAGAAACTCGGCGATAGCAGCGGCCGGGTGGACCTCACGGTCGCAGAGTAG